From Deltaproteobacteria bacterium, a single genomic window includes:
- a CDS encoding ABC transporter substrate-binding protein yields the protein MSKQPRLVLLTISLLLLSVGATSAQERIRIAWAGASPANAGIWVLQEKKLLQKYGVEPEIISISASPIVLQALLAGEIDVSSISVTTLTSSRLAGADTVMILGMVRTFVDHIITQQSITAPEQLKGKTGGVNRIGSTSDMGLRFALRRLGVDPEKDAKIITAGGNPERFASLTKGVINFTIMPEPFVHQALQLGFRQLFDIGTLKIPFWWNAVLTREAIVKAKRPLLLKFTRAMIEATHFNKTNKEEAKAIWGKYLRITDQTALERAWQTYTAAYPDNLLPTPDGVKTMLDEMAPRDAKAAAADPRHFVDPSLVREVEASGFVKQLYKR from the coding sequence ATGAGCAAACAACCTCGGCTTGTGCTCCTGACCATTTCCCTATTATTGCTCTCCGTCGGCGCTACCTCGGCTCAGGAGCGCATTCGCATCGCCTGGGCCGGCGCCAGTCCCGCCAACGCCGGCATCTGGGTTCTGCAGGAAAAGAAACTGCTGCAAAAATATGGTGTCGAGCCGGAGATCATCAGCATCAGCGCCAGCCCCATCGTGCTCCAGGCGCTGCTGGCCGGTGAAATCGATGTCTCGTCGATCTCGGTAACAACGCTGACTAGCTCACGTTTGGCCGGCGCCGACACCGTTATGATCCTGGGCATGGTGCGGACTTTCGTCGACCACATTATTACCCAGCAAAGCATCACAGCCCCAGAGCAGCTCAAAGGGAAAACGGGCGGCGTCAATCGCATCGGCAGCACCTCGGACATGGGCCTGCGCTTTGCGCTGCGGCGACTGGGCGTCGATCCCGAGAAAGATGCAAAGATCATTACCGCCGGTGGCAATCCCGAAAGATTTGCCTCGCTGACCAAGGGTGTTATCAACTTCACCATCATGCCCGAACCGTTTGTGCACCAGGCGTTGCAGTTGGGCTTTCGTCAGCTGTTCGATATTGGCACTCTAAAAATTCCGTTTTGGTGGAATGCCGTGCTGACGCGCGAAGCGATCGTCAAAGCCAAGCGGCCGCTGCTGCTAAAATTCACCCGCGCGATGATCGAAGCGACTCACTTCAACAAGACCAACAAAGAAGAAGCCAAAGCGATCTGGGGCAAGTACCTGCGTATCACTGACCAGACCGCCTTGGAGCGCGCCTGGCAGACCTACACCGCAGCCTATCCCGACAACCTGCTGCCCACGCCGGACGGCGTTAAAACCATGTTGGATGAAATGGCACCCCGCGACGCCAAAGCAGCGGCGGCCGATCCGAGGCACTTTGTCGATCCAAGTTTGGTGCGCGAAGTGGAAGCCAGCGGGTTCGTAAAACAGCTCTACAAGAGATAA
- a CDS encoding amidohydrolase: protein MPYTAKGRTKNFPVFDCDSHIYEPPEVWDKYIPQKNRDFAKTHFYRDADRLFLVRNSRISFRDPDTWKYPGETWHPGLTKKIIGQTQPGTKEWDEVVGRNRSARDPHARLKDMDASGIDQVMIFPSTFVYLPLVENADAAYTCARGYNDWVYDYCSADKKRLYPAAVLPTQSVDYAIEELRRVAKRGFKSALVRPIIAQGKYPTFPEYDPLWKEFEELGIVLGMHTFPSRGEAMSPELDKRMGANRKRLFSDEDIMVYSPGQFVANIMQIMGSKQAGDAAYGFMAEAMTWTGVVLMTGWLEKFPKLKVAILESNSSWLPLVLEKAETYLDLYKHIGEKIGDPHDVFYKQCFIAFESDEMITLRLWDLYENIALWSSDMPHLDASDVWEAIDYMDKYKVPQSAREKMLGGNARRLYGIEPELFVTKAPEEYKPQTMSRFA, encoded by the coding sequence TGGGATAAATATATCCCGCAGAAGAATCGCGACTTCGCCAAGACGCATTTTTATCGCGACGCCGACCGGCTTTTCTTAGTGCGCAATTCGCGCATTAGCTTTCGCGATCCCGATACCTGGAAATATCCCGGCGAGACCTGGCATCCCGGCCTTACGAAAAAAATCATCGGCCAGACCCAACCCGGCACGAAAGAGTGGGACGAGGTGGTCGGCCGCAACCGGAGCGCGCGCGATCCGCACGCGCGGCTCAAAGACATGGACGCTTCGGGCATCGACCAGGTAATGATTTTCCCGTCGACCTTTGTCTACCTGCCACTGGTAGAGAATGCCGATGCTGCCTATACGTGCGCGCGGGGCTACAACGACTGGGTTTACGACTATTGCAGTGCCGACAAGAAGCGGCTCTATCCGGCGGCGGTGCTGCCGACGCAGAGCGTCGACTATGCCATCGAGGAGCTGCGCCGGGTCGCCAAGCGCGGCTTTAAGTCCGCTCTGGTCCGACCGATTATCGCGCAGGGAAAATATCCGACATTTCCCGAGTACGATCCCTTGTGGAAGGAGTTCGAAGAGCTAGGCATCGTTCTCGGCATGCATACTTTTCCGTCGCGCGGCGAAGCGATGTCGCCGGAGCTAGACAAACGTATGGGCGCCAATCGCAAGCGCTTATTCTCCGACGAAGACATCATGGTCTATTCGCCGGGTCAGTTCGTCGCCAACATCATGCAGATCATGGGTTCGAAGCAGGCCGGGGATGCCGCATACGGCTTTATGGCCGAAGCGATGACCTGGACCGGCGTGGTTTTGATGACCGGTTGGCTGGAGAAGTTCCCCAAGCTCAAGGTCGCGATACTTGAATCCAATTCCAGTTGGCTGCCGCTGGTGCTGGAGAAAGCCGAAACTTATTTGGATCTCTACAAGCACATCGGCGAGAAGATCGGCGATCCCCACGATGTATTTTACAAACAATGCTTCATCGCATTTGAAAGCGACGAGATGATTACCCTGCGCCTGTGGGATCTGTACGAAAATATTGCCTTGTGGTCGTCCGACATGCCGCACCTGGACGCCTCGGATGTCTGGGAAGCGATCGACTACATGGACAAGTACAAGGTGCCGCAGAGCGCCAGAGAAAAGATGCTCGGCGGCAACGCGCGCCGGCTCTACGGCATCGAGCCCGAGTTGTTTGTCACAAAAGCGCCGGAAGAGTATAAGCCGCAGACCATGTCGCGCTTCGCTTAG